In the genome of Saccharomonospora viridis DSM 43017, one region contains:
- a CDS encoding GTPase domain-containing protein: MNLADRAWSLLTRAQQVYADSPRATNWLRRHLARMEEPLRVAVAGAPGTGKTTLVSALVGEVGEGRRTSPMSWHHVPGDQVWPELLVLDTSQAQQDGTARVADLICAEADAVLYLAGHPHDADLTLLRAAQDRAVSHIAPVNALMVLARADELGGGRVDALISARQVARRWARNPVTTEACQDVVAVSGLTARAARTIREDEFELLAALAAVPRSELDPLLLSADRFGGDPERARLLDRFGLFGVRLATTLLRGGADTPRALSAELCRRSGLDALGEAVTVYFAERAAVLKARSALLGLGVVLRREPRPSAASLVAEWERTLTGAHEFAELRLFAALRTGRVSLPGELADEAIRLIGGYGVAPQVRLGVGRGEPGLRQVAVNVLRLWRSYMENPVLGSAERHAAATVVRTCEALVTEPMA, encoded by the coding sequence ATGAATCTGGCCGACCGGGCTTGGTCGTTGCTGACTCGTGCGCAACAGGTGTACGCGGACAGCCCGCGGGCGACGAATTGGCTGAGACGACATCTCGCCCGGATGGAGGAGCCGCTGCGGGTGGCCGTGGCGGGCGCGCCGGGAACGGGGAAGACGACCCTGGTCTCCGCGCTCGTGGGGGAGGTCGGCGAGGGTCGGCGGACGTCGCCGATGTCGTGGCACCACGTACCGGGCGACCAGGTGTGGCCGGAGCTGCTCGTCCTCGACACCTCGCAGGCCCAGCAGGACGGAACCGCGCGCGTCGCCGATCTGATCTGCGCGGAGGCCGACGCGGTGCTCTACCTGGCGGGGCATCCGCACGACGCCGATCTGACCTTGTTACGCGCGGCGCAGGACCGTGCCGTGAGCCACATCGCGCCGGTGAACGCGCTCATGGTGTTGGCACGTGCGGACGAGCTGGGCGGAGGGCGGGTGGACGCCCTCATCTCGGCCCGCCAGGTCGCTCGTCGATGGGCGCGGAACCCGGTGACCACGGAAGCGTGCCAGGACGTCGTCGCGGTCTCGGGGCTGACCGCGCGCGCGGCCCGGACGATCCGCGAGGACGAGTTCGAATTGCTGGCCGCGCTCGCGGCGGTGCCGAGGTCCGAACTCGACCCACTGCTGTTGTCGGCCGACCGGTTCGGTGGCGATCCGGAGCGGGCCAGGCTGTTGGACCGGTTCGGGTTGTTCGGCGTCCGTCTCGCCACCACGTTGCTCAGAGGGGGAGCCGACACGCCGCGAGCGTTGTCCGCGGAGCTGTGTCGACGCAGCGGTCTGGACGCGTTGGGTGAGGCGGTGACGGTGTACTTCGCCGAGCGGGCCGCCGTGTTGAAGGCTCGGTCGGCGCTGCTCGGCCTGGGTGTGGTGCTGCGCCGGGAGCCCCGACCGTCCGCCGCTTCGCTGGTCGCCGAATGGGAGCGCACCCTGACCGGTGCGCACGAATTCGCGGAACTGCGGTTGTTCGCCGCGCTGCGCACGGGCCGGGTGAGTCTTCCCGGGGAACTCGCCGACGAGGCCATCCGGCTCATCGGCGGCTACGGCGTCGCCCCACAGGTGAGGCTCGGAGTCGGCAGGGGGGAGCCCGGACTGCGGCAAGTCGCCGTGAACGTCCTGCGGCTGTGGCGGTCGTACATGGAGAACCCGGTGCTGGGTTCGGCGGAACGGCATGCGGCCGCGACAGTGGTCCGAACCTGCGAGGCCCTCGTCACCGAACCGATGGCGTGA
- a CDS encoding dynamin family protein, whose amino-acid sequence MKATPWLDVLDEAIRSCAVHDRTDLGRLLRARRAELAGPKIRVVVLGGSGQGKSQLLNGLLGSTVCAVGDDLTTTVPTVVEYAPSPVARLVPGDPAPLLEPVLRDSLLLEASGHDTPALTSAEREPVPVESASAEGNRRNGIARVEIGLPRKLLESGLTLIDTPPCGTDGDHHGDHARAALSTVSQADAVLLASDATRSFSPAELDIVERALTVCPTVAVVLTKTDLVPGWQRVVAHNRARLERRGLPVTVFPVSSALRLLAARTNDTGLNDESGFPALISYLHHELMGNADVLRRRCAGALTRLTVDTLVEPLRERLNDLKQGGDGGLVARYRRLTSRLEQLQRESARWQTMLSDEVADLTADLDYDLRDRTRRILREADEYFEVADPAKDWPEFEEWLRENLRAAAEANSGWLLDRFEWITRKLANAISPRRDDVFAPDSVLSDPPAGELDKLGAPNVERFTVGQKLFVGMRGSYSGLLMFGLATTLAGMSLINPISIGAGVAFGAKSVLDERSTRLKRRQAAAKTAAQRYVDDFFLAYGKESKDTVRLIHRELRDRCTAVAHELRTEISDAAQRVKQAIEAEAAERNTAVRKVATRVEELELLRRRADALAPQPVPRGLTA is encoded by the coding sequence ATGAAGGCAACGCCGTGGCTCGACGTATTGGACGAGGCCATCCGGTCGTGCGCCGTGCACGACCGCACCGACCTCGGACGGCTCCTGCGTGCCCGCCGTGCCGAGCTGGCGGGTCCCAAGATCCGCGTCGTCGTGCTCGGCGGATCGGGACAGGGCAAGAGCCAGTTGCTCAACGGTCTGCTCGGGTCCACCGTGTGCGCGGTGGGCGACGACCTCACCACGACCGTACCCACCGTGGTCGAGTACGCGCCCTCGCCCGTGGCGAGACTCGTCCCGGGTGATCCGGCTCCACTGCTGGAACCGGTGCTGCGGGACAGTCTGTTGCTCGAGGCGTCCGGACACGACACTCCCGCGTTGACGAGCGCTGAACGCGAACCCGTTCCGGTCGAGTCGGCCTCGGCGGAGGGGAATCGTCGCAACGGGATAGCGAGGGTCGAAATAGGACTTCCTCGCAAACTTCTCGAAAGTGGACTGACCCTGATCGACACGCCACCCTGCGGCACGGACGGCGACCACCACGGCGACCACGCCCGGGCCGCGCTGTCGACCGTGTCGCAGGCCGACGCCGTACTGCTGGCCAGCGATGCGACTCGCAGTTTCTCGCCCGCGGAACTGGACATCGTGGAGCGGGCGTTGACCGTGTGTCCGACGGTGGCCGTCGTCCTCACCAAGACCGACCTGGTGCCGGGGTGGCAACGGGTGGTCGCGCACAACCGTGCCCGGCTCGAACGTCGGGGGCTGCCCGTGACGGTGTTTCCGGTGTCATCGGCCTTGCGGTTGTTGGCCGCGCGGACGAACGACACCGGGCTGAACGACGAGTCGGGCTTCCCCGCCCTGATCTCCTACCTGCACCACGAGTTGATGGGCAACGCCGACGTGCTGCGTCGCCGTTGCGCGGGTGCGTTGACCCGGCTGACCGTGGACACCCTGGTGGAGCCGCTGCGGGAGCGGCTCAACGACCTGAAGCAGGGCGGCGACGGTGGACTCGTCGCACGTTACCGTCGCCTGACGTCCCGGTTGGAGCAACTGCAACGGGAGTCGGCGCGGTGGCAGACCATGCTGTCCGATGAGGTGGCCGACCTCACCGCCGACCTCGACTACGACCTGCGTGACCGAACCCGTCGCATCCTGCGGGAGGCGGACGAGTACTTCGAGGTCGCCGACCCCGCCAAGGACTGGCCGGAATTCGAGGAATGGCTCCGGGAGAACCTGCGGGCCGCGGCCGAGGCCAATTCCGGTTGGTTGCTCGACAGGTTCGAGTGGATCACGCGTAAGCTCGCGAACGCCATCTCCCCCCGCCGGGACGACGTGTTCGCGCCGGATTCGGTGCTGTCCGACCCACCGGCCGGGGAGTTGGACAAACTGGGCGCACCGAACGTCGAGCGGTTCACGGTCGGGCAGAAACTCTTCGTCGGTATGCGTGGTTCGTACAGTGGGTTGTTGATGTTCGGGCTCGCGACGACGTTGGCCGGGATGAGTCTCATCAACCCCATCTCGATCGGTGCGGGGGTGGCGTTCGGCGCCAAAAGTGTCCTGGACGAACGCAGTACCCGACTCAAACGGCGCCAGGCCGCGGCGAAGACGGCCGCCCAGCGATACGTCGACGACTTCTTCCTCGCCTACGGCAAGGAGAGCAAGGACACCGTACGGCTGATCCACCGGGAGCTGCGTGACCGGTGCACGGCCGTGGCGCACGAACTGCGCACGGAGATCAGTGACGCGGCCCAGCGGGTGAAACAGGCTATCGAGGCCGAGGCGGCCGAACGGAACACGGCCGTGCGGAAAGTGGCGACCCGTGTCGAGGAGCTGGAGCTGTTGCGTCGGCGGGCCGACGCGCTGGCTCCCCAGCCGGTTCCGCGAGGCCTGACGGCATGA
- a CDS encoding IniB N-terminal domain-containing protein, producing the protein MRTQGEPEPQHGAAVSEPAVPESVNAVPQEQTLHDFVLNLLYDASAREAFAQDPAGTLESAGLDDITAEDVQDVLLFAVDSGEHVVSRGGLVNTDLGLSDDLQGISNDLAGAIERLKSVAESAGAGRADTGQDLTGMTSLHSEAGGVAVGGTLGHDVASGKGFVESEHLDAALLGTANTEAFSGGVGLRTDSISTEATTAVSEDKLVLGGSSETPLGNYGFEFSGTPTLDEVEMGPVSVQADTLDADTLTRSSEFTAGAVASYVASEGVALPEVARSAVEQPAMEVPQVPADVPVEAPAQTAPAPAEVPAVDEQVLSEEPSALPQVDEAVRTTELDGGLSNVGGAVQDLASDVRENLSSVSDQLGADLPELPVANPLPQPMGDVVHGFEETARMADTVSGSPLGGIAEKGEDLLSGGSGISDFDLGH; encoded by the coding sequence ATGCGCACACAGGGGGAGCCGGAGCCGCAGCACGGGGCCGCCGTTTCCGAACCCGCAGTTCCCGAGTCCGTGAACGCCGTCCCGCAGGAGCAGACGCTGCACGACTTCGTGCTGAACCTGCTGTACGACGCGTCCGCGCGGGAAGCCTTCGCGCAGGACCCGGCGGGGACGTTGGAGTCGGCGGGGTTGGACGACATCACGGCCGAGGACGTGCAGGACGTGTTGCTGTTCGCCGTGGACTCCGGTGAACACGTGGTGTCCAGGGGCGGCCTGGTGAACACCGACCTGGGACTCTCCGACGACCTGCAGGGTATTTCCAACGACCTGGCGGGTGCCATCGAACGGCTGAAGAGCGTGGCCGAGTCCGCGGGCGCCGGTAGGGCCGACACCGGCCAGGACCTGACCGGCATGACGAGTCTGCACTCGGAGGCCGGTGGGGTCGCCGTCGGCGGCACCCTCGGCCACGACGTCGCGTCCGGTAAGGGGTTCGTCGAATCCGAGCACCTGGACGCGGCTCTGCTCGGCACGGCCAACACGGAGGCCTTCAGCGGCGGCGTGGGGCTGCGCACCGACTCGATCAGCACCGAGGCCACCACCGCCGTGTCCGAGGACAAGCTGGTCCTGGGCGGCTCGTCCGAGACGCCGCTCGGTAACTACGGCTTCGAGTTCTCGGGTACGCCGACACTCGACGAGGTCGAGATGGGCCCGGTGAGTGTCCAGGCGGACACCCTCGACGCCGACACGCTCACACGCAGCAGTGAGTTCACGGCCGGCGCGGTCGCCAGCTACGTGGCATCCGAGGGCGTCGCTCTGCCCGAGGTCGCCCGTTCCGCCGTCGAACAGCCGGCCATGGAGGTCCCGCAGGTGCCGGCCGACGTCCCCGTCGAGGCGCCCGCCCAGACGGCGCCGGCTCCGGCCGAAGTGCCGGCCGTGGACGAGCAGGTGCTGTCCGAGGAGCCGAGCGCTCTGCCGCAGGTCGATGAGGCGGTGCGGACGACCGAACTCGACGGTGGTCTGTCGAATGTGGGCGGTGCGGTGCAGGACCTGGCGTCCGACGTGCGGGAGAACCTGAGCTCGGTGTCCGATCAGCTCGGTGCGGACCTGCCGGAGCTGCCGGTGGCGAACCCGCTGCCGCAGCCCATGGGGGATGTCGTGCACGGTTTCGAGGAGACCGCGCGCATGGCCGACACGGTCAGTGGCAGCCCCCTGGGAGGCATCGCCGAGAAGGGCGAAGATCTGCTCTCCGGAGGCTCCGGCATCAGCGATTTCGACCTCGGACACTGA
- a CDS encoding Hsp70 family protein has product MRYVLGIHLGATRVTAAVCRHRRGRWEQAEVVPLGPTTPWTDSVLHVSAHGDLLVGQAALRHAATEPERVARAPLHRTGDPVPFVLGDTTYPAETLAAGMIGWVADRVAEVETAHAERIVVTHPPGWSAYRRGLLHQALDAAELPGVLALPSPIAAAENHFARQQVEDVEPGRLLAVCLIGGVHVETALLRRSPLGLELLAHEGSDEHEAGCRLDDLLVRHVAERTETDTGDPFAMSRLRAACIAAKERLSTTPEVFVTDTVSVTRQEFEELARPVLEVAIGRLRRLTSRVPSEQLAAALMAGGSARIPLVSALARTMLPCPVVVDDDPGTALCRGAALSARPRPRNPRPTQDSKSKMDQASGSDMADMMDTMDTLISTDAVKAWPAKEANSLDVPIGYGSDVSSFDDEEPPPQRPPVKITPLQPPRRRFALARKSNSTDDRDEER; this is encoded by the coding sequence ATGCGCTATGTCCTGGGGATACATCTCGGCGCGACCCGCGTGACCGCAGCCGTGTGTCGTCATCGCCGAGGCCGGTGGGAACAGGCCGAGGTGGTCCCCCTCGGACCCACCACCCCCTGGACGGACTCCGTGCTGCACGTGTCCGCCCACGGTGACCTCCTCGTGGGACAAGCCGCGCTGCGACACGCCGCCACAGAACCCGAACGGGTGGCCAGAGCCCCGTTGCACCGTACCGGTGATCCGGTTCCGTTCGTGCTCGGTGACACGACCTATCCCGCCGAGACGTTGGCCGCCGGGATGATCGGTTGGGTGGCCGACCGCGTCGCCGAGGTCGAGACCGCCCACGCCGAACGCATCGTCGTGACACACCCTCCGGGCTGGTCGGCCTACCGCAGAGGACTGCTGCACCAGGCACTCGACGCCGCCGAACTCCCCGGCGTACTGGCCCTGCCCAGTCCGATCGCGGCCGCCGAGAACCACTTCGCCCGCCAGCAAGTCGAGGACGTCGAACCGGGACGACTGCTGGCGGTGTGCCTCATCGGCGGCGTGCATGTCGAAACGGCCTTGCTCCGCAGGTCGCCACTCGGTCTCGAGTTGCTGGCACACGAGGGGTCCGACGAACACGAGGCGGGCTGTCGCTTGGACGACTTGTTGGTGCGGCACGTCGCGGAACGCACCGAGACGGACACCGGTGATCCTTTCGCGATGAGCCGATTACGCGCGGCGTGTATCGCGGCGAAGGAACGGTTGTCGACGACACCGGAGGTGTTCGTCACCGACACCGTGTCGGTGACCCGGCAGGAGTTCGAGGAACTGGCCAGGCCGGTGTTGGAGGTCGCGATCGGGAGATTGCGCCGGCTGACTTCCCGGGTCCCCTCCGAACAGCTCGCCGCGGCCCTTATGGCCGGAGGAAGCGCACGCATCCCCCTTGTCTCCGCGCTGGCTCGCACTATGCTCCCGTGCCCCGTCGTGGTCGACGACGACCCGGGCACGGCCCTGTGTCGGGGCGCGGCCTTGTCGGCACGCCCGAGGCCTCGAAACCCCCGGCCGACCCAGGACTCCAAGTCCAAGATGGACCAAGCGAGCGGGTCGGACATGGCGGACATGATGGACACAATGGACACACTGATCTCGACGGACGCCGTGAAAGCATGGCCGGCGAAGGAAGCGAACTCACTCGACGTACCCATAGGCTATGGCTCGGACGTCTCCTCGTTCGACGACGAGGAACCACCACCGCAACGACCCCCCGTGAAGATCACGCCGTTGCAGCCACCCCGCCGTCGGTTCGCGTTGGCCCGCAAGAGCAACTCGACCGATGACCGAGACGAGGAGCGCTGA
- a CDS encoding helix-turn-helix transcriptional regulator, with amino-acid sequence MPRTGTDATESPRPAAPRPPRLSSTSPEPLLDEPTRELCANIARGTLAPARLAVVAPGGHGKTAVLHHLARRCERHGTTVSWFGQDDDAADLVLVDDAHTLPDAALAELHALAEDETRGLVVAARPWPRPTTLNAVLSRLRGQVVLRPLDRRRIAALLGRERAALAEFVHAQTLGIPGFAVRLATAFGKAGDPPRDSTDLPASVLAEFRPDLDGLTGEALSLLLAAVSGAGPDVDLLAGLLDTDRHGVARAIDAVRACGLLDHDGTPLPLVAHAVKALVPSEQRLAVSQRLVRLQLDRKGPVLNLVLPLLGSGLSGAEPAQAFEAAADEAAESDPALAAKLYSAAASAGRSERALGRRWAEAAARAGDLDTALRLADQVLTDPEAEGRADAASTAATACVYKGQLDRAGELYLWADTQPARVHAALVSLQQGKLDKATELLAAQPSDAPPTLFAGAMSALVRGVIQSVTEDPTTALSTLADSAEMLEPVGRSLFLPDTPAAVGALVGMHCGELSLARSLLERAVDTEVGGLAGRTRHLLLSAWISMLTGDTDTATRTLQRAGDRLSPRDELFAIALRIGVARRTGDSARLRTLWAEARETVIRLRADLFTIMPFGELAVVAARVGEHDRLTHHLDRVRRLLHALGDPPLWTAMAHWSGLHAAIAADRRDEVAEHARALTGWDGYSSFHKAMAEAAACWLDTLNGNVRADRVESAATRLHAVGLRWDAARLAGQAAIRTTDRTAMVTLLERARTLQGPSSTSDQRQPTASPGEAVLSERERQVAELVVSGLTYRQIGDRLFISAKTVEHHMARMRQRLGATSRPDLLARLRTLVTTG; translated from the coding sequence ATGCCGCGTACGGGCACCGACGCCACCGAGTCACCACGTCCAGCGGCCCCACGTCCCCCGCGACTTTCCTCGACGAGTCCGGAACCGCTTCTCGACGAACCCACCCGGGAACTGTGCGCGAACATCGCCCGGGGCACGCTCGCGCCCGCGCGACTGGCCGTCGTCGCCCCCGGCGGGCACGGCAAGACCGCCGTACTGCACCACCTCGCACGTCGCTGCGAACGACACGGGACCACCGTGTCGTGGTTCGGCCAGGACGACGATGCCGCGGACCTCGTGCTCGTCGACGACGCCCACACCCTCCCCGACGCCGCCTTGGCCGAACTGCACGCACTGGCCGAAGACGAGACCAGGGGGCTGGTGGTCGCCGCCCGACCGTGGCCCCGCCCCACGACACTGAACGCCGTGCTGTCCCGACTGCGGGGACAGGTGGTACTGCGCCCCCTCGACCGCCGCAGGATCGCGGCCCTGCTCGGACGGGAGCGCGCGGCGTTGGCCGAATTCGTGCACGCCCAGACCCTGGGCATCCCCGGGTTCGCCGTGCGACTCGCCACCGCCTTCGGCAAGGCGGGCGACCCGCCGCGGGATTCGACGGACCTGCCCGCGTCAGTACTCGCGGAGTTCCGCCCCGACCTCGACGGACTCACCGGGGAGGCGCTGTCACTCCTGCTCGCGGCCGTCTCCGGGGCAGGCCCCGATGTCGATCTGCTGGCCGGATTGCTCGACACGGACCGCCACGGTGTCGCGCGCGCCATCGACGCGGTCAGGGCCTGTGGGCTGCTGGACCACGACGGCACCCCGTTACCGCTGGTGGCCCACGCGGTGAAGGCCCTGGTGCCCAGCGAACAGCGGTTGGCGGTGTCGCAGCGGCTGGTCCGGCTGCAACTCGACCGCAAGGGACCCGTGCTCAACCTGGTCCTTCCGCTTCTGGGCAGCGGACTCAGCGGCGCCGAACCGGCCCAGGCGTTCGAGGCCGCCGCCGACGAGGCCGCCGAGTCGGACCCGGCGCTGGCCGCGAAGTTGTATTCGGCCGCGGCCAGCGCGGGACGGTCGGAACGGGCGCTGGGACGTCGCTGGGCCGAGGCCGCCGCGCGCGCCGGGGACCTGGACACCGCTTTGCGTCTGGCCGACCAGGTGCTCACCGACCCCGAGGCCGAGGGACGTGCCGACGCCGCGAGCACCGCCGCCACCGCTTGTGTCTACAAAGGTCAGTTGGATCGCGCCGGGGAACTGTACCTGTGGGCGGACACCCAGCCGGCCCGGGTGCATGCCGCCTTGGTGTCGCTCCAGCAGGGAAAGCTCGACAAGGCCACGGAACTGTTGGCCGCTCAGCCCTCCGATGCCCCTCCCACGCTGTTCGCCGGTGCGATGTCGGCGCTGGTCCGCGGCGTGATCCAATCGGTGACCGAGGACCCCACGACCGCTTTGTCCACATTGGCCGATTCTGCCGAAATGCTGGAACCCGTGGGACGCTCGCTGTTCCTTCCCGACACCCCCGCCGCCGTCGGTGCCTTGGTCGGGATGCACTGCGGTGAGCTGTCCCTCGCCCGGTCGCTGCTGGAACGCGCCGTGGACACCGAGGTCGGAGGTCTGGCCGGACGCACCCGGCACCTGCTGCTGTCGGCCTGGATCTCCATGCTGACCGGGGACACGGACACGGCCACACGCACCCTCCAGCGGGCCGGCGACCGACTGAGCCCCCGGGACGAGCTGTTCGCCATCGCCCTGCGCATCGGGGTGGCCCGCAGGACCGGCGACTCGGCCCGCCTGCGCACGCTGTGGGCCGAGGCACGCGAAACCGTCATCCGGCTGCGGGCCGACCTGTTCACGATCATGCCGTTCGGTGAGCTGGCGGTCGTGGCCGCACGAGTCGGAGAGCACGATCGCCTCACCCACCACCTCGACCGCGTCCGGAGACTGCTGCACGCGCTCGGCGACCCACCACTGTGGACGGCCATGGCGCACTGGTCCGGCTTGCACGCCGCGATCGCGGCCGACCGGAGGGACGAGGTGGCCGAACACGCGCGAGCCCTGACCGGCTGGGACGGATACAGCTCCTTCCACAAAGCCATGGCCGAGGCGGCCGCATGCTGGCTCGACACCCTGAACGGGAACGTCCGGGCCGACCGCGTGGAATCGGCGGCCACCCGACTGCACGCCGTGGGGCTGCGCTGGGACGCCGCGCGGTTGGCGGGTCAGGCCGCCATCCGCACCACCGACCGGACGGCCATGGTGACGCTGCTGGAACGCGCACGGACGTTGCAAGGCCCCTCCTCCACGAGTGACCAGCGGCAACCGACGGCCTCACCGGGTGAGGCCGTCCTCAGCGAACGGGAACGCCAGGTGGCCGAATTGGTGGTGTCGGGCCTGACCTACCGACAGATCGGTGACCGGCTGTTCATCTCCGCCAAAACCGTCGAACACCACATGGCCCGCATGCGGCAGCGGCTCGGCGCCACCAGCCGGCCCGACCTGCTGGCTCGGCTACGCACACTCGTCACGACGGGCTGA
- a CDS encoding PQQ-dependent sugar dehydrogenase, protein MCSGRNRPFSRLAAVVASTALAASLVTVFATTVGSGAALAEEPRVPEGFALRESPSGQSPGDLTDFAYLPDGSVLTTGKTGKVAWVSTDGHSRVLRSLSVESQQDMGLVGLAVASDYETSRHIYLARSVPTGGGSYDLTLARWEVTGSPEPTGLTNETELLRLPGDANVHGITGIVADEDGTIWVSIGDVASYTEVDARALRAQKPYALQGKVLHLTADGRGVPGNPFYDPADPDSARSKIFASGFRSPFRLSLDPRSGLPILGDVGWNRWEEINLVQPGRDYGWPCWEGTEGTPGYRELPECEDAPNTAPLVQFRHGRDVDSANSVTGGVVYTGTSYPEEYRGAYFFGDYTHQKLWSLRYDDQGRLVRSPESPPLGTHIGRPVKFDTAANGDIVFADIGSGKLKRLTYTPGNQRPVAKVSLETDPETRTVTFDGGESFDFDGDPLTYHWDFGDGTSDTGKRVEHVYDSSEERFTATLTVTDAAGASGTAEVTVVPGNHTPRLRARTEEDRTYAVGETVSVSVWAEDDEDGLLDVSWQATVVHCPEDATCHSHPSESGEGTRFSVPFTDHPDSHMELTATATDSEGVSSSYTFTALPREHRLTLSSNVPAAVEIASEGDGDTSTRGGTAMVTAGATVSVAAAGTAADGESVFSAWENGASERTHTFTMPDEEFTLTALYATPVEQRYANEPGLRDILGEPTGPVVIDGDVYYREHADGRLYWSAGTGTHEVHGPIAEKYVELGGHKRFGPPTTDQTVTPDGRGRFNHFLGTPYTRAVSVYWTPETGAHAVWGEIRKRWAALRWERGPLGYPTTDESRTPDGIGRYNHFSKGGSVYWTPRTGAHAVYGAIRRHWASLGWERSYLGYPVSSEYSVTGGRRNDFQGGYIEWRAATDRTVDRRVSPS, encoded by the coding sequence ATGTGTTCTGGTCGAAACCGTCCGTTCTCACGTTTGGCGGCCGTCGTCGCCTCGACGGCCCTGGCGGCGAGCCTTGTCACCGTGTTCGCGACGACCGTGGGCAGCGGCGCCGCCCTGGCCGAGGAACCCCGGGTACCCGAGGGATTCGCGCTTCGGGAATCGCCGAGTGGACAGTCGCCGGGGGATTTGACCGATTTCGCGTACCTGCCGGACGGCAGCGTCCTCACCACCGGCAAGACGGGGAAGGTCGCCTGGGTCTCGACCGACGGACACAGCCGCGTCCTCCGCAGTCTGTCCGTGGAGTCACAGCAGGACATGGGGCTCGTCGGCCTCGCCGTCGCCTCCGACTACGAGACGTCGCGCCACATCTACCTCGCACGGTCGGTCCCCACGGGCGGCGGCTCCTACGACCTGACCCTGGCCCGGTGGGAGGTCACGGGTTCCCCGGAACCGACGGGGTTGACGAACGAGACGGAACTGCTGCGGCTGCCGGGGGACGCCAACGTGCACGGCATCACCGGCATCGTGGCCGACGAGGACGGCACCATCTGGGTGTCGATCGGTGACGTCGCCAGCTACACCGAGGTGGACGCGCGTGCCCTGCGGGCCCAGAAACCGTACGCGCTCCAAGGCAAGGTCCTGCACCTCACCGCCGACGGTCGGGGTGTGCCGGGGAATCCCTTCTACGATCCGGCCGATCCGGACTCCGCCCGCAGCAAGATCTTCGCGAGTGGGTTCCGCAGCCCCTTCCGGCTGTCGCTCGACCCTCGCAGTGGATTGCCGATCCTCGGGGACGTCGGCTGGAACCGGTGGGAGGAGATCAACCTCGTGCAACCCGGCCGGGACTACGGTTGGCCGTGTTGGGAAGGCACCGAAGGCACCCCCGGGTACCGGGAGCTGCCCGAGTGCGAGGACGCGCCGAACACGGCTCCGTTGGTGCAGTTCCGCCACGGCCGGGACGTCGACTCGGCCAACAGCGTCACCGGTGGCGTCGTCTACACGGGCACCAGTTATCCGGAGGAATACCGGGGTGCGTACTTCTTCGGTGACTACACCCACCAGAAGCTGTGGTCACTCCGCTACGACGACCAGGGCAGACTGGTCCGGTCCCCCGAGAGCCCCCCGCTGGGCACGCACATCGGGAGGCCGGTGAAGTTCGACACCGCGGCCAACGGCGACATCGTGTTCGCCGACATCGGGTCGGGGAAGCTGAAGCGGCTCACGTACACACCCGGTAACCAGCGGCCCGTCGCGAAGGTGAGCCTGGAGACCGATCCCGAGACCCGCACGGTGACGTTCGACGGGGGTGAGTCCTTCGACTTCGACGGCGACCCGTTGACCTACCACTGGGATTTCGGCGACGGGACCTCCGACACGGGTAAGCGGGTCGAGCACGTCTACGACTCCTCCGAGGAGCGTTTCACCGCCACGCTCACCGTCACCGATGCGGCCGGCGCGAGTGGGACCGCCGAGGTCACCGTGGTCCCGGGTAACCACACCCCGCGGCTGCGGGCCCGAACAGAGGAGGACCGCACCTACGCGGTGGGTGAGACGGTGTCGGTGAGCGTGTGGGCCGAGGACGACGAGGACGGTTTGCTCGACGTGAGCTGGCAGGCCACGGTGGTGCACTGTCCCGAGGACGCCACCTGCCACTCCCACCCCTCGGAGTCGGGTGAGGGCACGAGGTTCTCCGTCCCGTTCACCGATCACCCCGACTCGCACATGGAACTGACGGCCACGGCCACGGACAGCGAAGGAGTGTCCAGTTCCTACACCTTCACGGCGTTACCGCGCGAGCATCGGCTGACGTTGTCGAGCAATGTCCCCGCCGCCGTGGAGATCGCGAGCGAAGGGGACGGCGACACCTCGACCAGGGGCGGTACGGCCATGGTCACCGCGGGTGCCACGGTGAGTGTGGCCGCCGCGGGGACGGCCGCCGACGGCGAGTCGGTGTTCTCCGCGTGGGAGAACGGCGCCTCGGAACGTACGCACACGTTCACGATGCCGGACGAGGAGTTCACCCTCACCGCGCTGTACGCCACGCCCGTGGAACAGCGGTACGCGAACGAGCCGGGACTGCGGGACATCCTGGGCGAACCGACCGGCCCCGTGGTGATCGACGGTGATGTGTACTACCGCGAACACGCCGACGGGCGGTTGTACTGGTCGGCCGGGACGGGGACGCACGAGGTGCACGGTCCGATCGCGGAGAAATACGTGGAACTCGGCGGCCACAAGAGGTTCGGCCCACCCACCACCGACCAGACCGTGACCCCCGACGGCCGGGGCCGGTTCAACCACTTCCTCGGTACGCCCTACACGCGGGCCGTCTCCGTGTACTGGACCCCGGAGACGGGCGCGCACGCCGTCTGGGGTGAGATCCGGAAACGCTGGGCGGCTCTGCGCTGGGAGCGCGGACCGCTGGGTTACCCGACCACGGATGAGAGCCGGACCCCGGACGGCATCGGTCGTTACAACCACTTCAGCAAGGGTGGCTCCGTCTACTGGACGCCACGGACCGGGGCGCACGCCGTCTACGGCGCGATCCGCCGGCACTGGGCCTCGCTGGGGTGGGAGCGTTCGTATCTCGGCTACCCGGTGTCCAGCGAGTACTCCGTGACCGGCGGTCGCAGGAACGACTTCCAGGGCGGGTACATCGAGTGGCGCGCGGCGACCGACCGGACCGTGGACCGACGCGTCAGCCCGTCGTGA